One part of the Mariniblastus fucicola genome encodes these proteins:
- a CDS encoding aldehyde dehydrogenase — translation MNKIQNYIDGKMLPPQSGLWLDNVEPATGKCYSLVPDSDSRDVGAAVKAARRAFPPWSSTHITERSAILHRIADVIESRLETFAQAESIDNGKPLWLSRSVDIPRCASNFRFFANLVTSTESQSHHSQGVVNYTLRKPLGPVACISPWNLPLYLFTWKIAPALAAGNTVIAKPSEVTPMTAFMLGELCAEAGLPDGVLNIVHGSGSRTGNALVDHDDIQAISFTGGTATGKHIASVTASKLKKISLELGGKNPNLIFADCDYELMLQTTLRSSFANQGQICLCGSRIYIQRSLYGKFREDFVARVKQLRVGDPNEPDSNQGAIVSQQHFEKVLGCIETAKREGGKVLCGGHQANLSGRCEHGWFIHPTVIEGLANDSQTNQQEIFGPVVSIAPFDDVDDAIEKANESQYGLAATIWTSDLTAAHRVADEVEAGIVWINCWLERDLRTPFGGMKQSGLGREGGMEAMRFWTEPKNVCIKF, via the coding sequence ATGAACAAGATTCAAAACTACATCGATGGCAAGATGCTTCCGCCTCAAAGCGGTCTGTGGCTGGACAACGTTGAACCTGCGACGGGCAAGTGCTATTCCCTCGTTCCGGACTCCGATAGTCGCGACGTCGGTGCTGCGGTGAAAGCAGCGCGCAGGGCTTTCCCGCCGTGGTCCTCGACTCACATAACCGAACGTTCTGCGATACTTCATCGGATTGCGGACGTCATCGAATCCAGGCTGGAAACTTTTGCGCAAGCGGAATCGATCGACAACGGAAAGCCACTCTGGTTGTCCAGATCGGTCGACATCCCTCGCTGCGCCAGCAACTTCAGATTCTTTGCCAATCTCGTTACCAGCACCGAAAGCCAGTCTCATCATTCGCAGGGTGTCGTGAACTACACGCTGCGGAAACCGTTGGGACCTGTTGCCTGTATTTCGCCCTGGAACCTGCCGCTGTATTTGTTCACGTGGAAGATTGCACCCGCACTTGCTGCCGGCAATACAGTCATTGCCAAGCCCTCTGAGGTGACTCCAATGACGGCGTTCATGTTGGGAGAACTTTGTGCCGAAGCCGGACTTCCGGATGGCGTTCTGAACATCGTTCACGGCAGCGGTTCAAGAACGGGTAACGCCCTGGTCGATCATGATGACATCCAGGCCATTTCTTTTACCGGCGGTACGGCAACAGGCAAACACATCGCCAGCGTGACGGCATCGAAGCTGAAAAAAATCTCACTGGAGCTTGGCGGCAAGAATCCGAATCTCATTTTTGCCGATTGCGACTACGAACTGATGTTGCAGACCACGCTACGCAGCTCGTTCGCCAACCAGGGTCAAATTTGCCTGTGCGGTTCGCGGATTTACATTCAACGTTCTCTTTACGGAAAGTTCCGTGAAGATTTCGTGGCTCGCGTAAAACAGCTTCGAGTTGGAGACCCCAACGAACCCGATTCCAATCAGGGCGCAATCGTTTCACAGCAGCATTTCGAAAAAGTACTCGGCTGCATCGAAACGGCCAAACGCGAAGGCGGCAAAGTTCTCTGTGGTGGTCATCAAGCGAACCTGTCGGGGCGATGCGAACACGGCTGGTTCATTCACCCGACGGTGATCGAAGGCCTCGCGAATGACTCACAAACCAACCAACAGGAAATTTTCGGACCGGTTGTTTCCATCGCTCCATTTGACGATGTAGACGACGCCATTGAGAAAGCCAACGAGTCTCAATACGGATTGGCTGCGACGATCTGGACGTCGGACTTAACCGCGGCACATCGCGTCGCGGACGAGGTTGAGGCCGGGATCGTGTGGATCAACTGCTGGCTGGAACGTGATTTGCGAACTCCGTTTGGCGGCATGAAACAGTCAGGGCTCGGTCGCGAAGGCGGAATGGAAGCCATGCGGTTTTGGACGGAGCCCAAGAATGTCTGCATTAAATTTTGA
- a CDS encoding SDR family oxidoreductase, producing MNLDLKQKTAIVCGSSQGIGFAAAVELAELGANVVMLARNSARLAESVAKLPNLGSQNHSYLVADFAQPEQLKETITGWTGQGNVAEILINNTGGPPGGLAIDAQTDEFISAFTNHLICNQILVQALVPGMKEKSYGRIVNVISTSVKQPLSNLGVSNTIRGAVGNWAKTLANELGQFGITVNNVLPGATNTARLESILKTKSEKTGRTYEDVADEMKASIPAGRFADAAEVGSAIAFLTSPAASYINGINVPVDGGRTKCL from the coding sequence ATGAACCTCGACCTCAAACAAAAAACGGCGATCGTCTGCGGATCCAGCCAGGGAATCGGCTTCGCTGCAGCGGTCGAACTGGCGGAACTTGGCGCCAACGTAGTCATGCTGGCAAGAAACAGCGCACGGCTTGCAGAGTCCGTTGCCAAATTGCCAAACCTGGGATCCCAAAACCACTCGTACCTCGTCGCAGACTTTGCTCAACCTGAACAACTCAAGGAAACGATCACTGGGTGGACGGGTCAGGGGAACGTCGCTGAAATCCTGATCAACAACACCGGAGGGCCGCCGGGAGGTCTGGCCATTGATGCTCAGACAGATGAGTTTATCTCCGCGTTCACCAATCATCTGATCTGCAATCAAATTTTGGTTCAGGCCCTCGTCCCGGGAATGAAAGAAAAGTCCTATGGACGAATCGTCAATGTCATCTCGACTTCCGTGAAGCAACCGCTGTCCAATCTGGGCGTTTCGAACACGATTCGTGGCGCGGTGGGGAATTGGGCCAAGACGTTGGCGAATGAGTTGGGGCAGTTCGGAATTACAGTAAACAACGTTCTGCCAGGAGCAACCAATACGGCTCGGCTGGAATCGATTTTGAAGACCAAGTCGGAGAAAACTGGCCGAACCTATGAGGACGTCGCGGACGAAATGAAGGCTTCAATTCCTGCCGGAAGATTTGCTGACGCCGCGGAAGTCGGGTCGGCGATCGCGTTTCTGACTTCGCCGGCAGCAAGCTATATCAACGGCATCAACGTGCCCGTCGACGGCGGAAGAACCAAATGCCTCTAG
- a CDS encoding RidA family protein gives MNEKLNSSSAPEPIGRYPHARRVGNLLFLSGVGPRQKGTTIIPGVELDAAGNVTSYDIEAQCRSVFENVRTIVEDAGSSWMNLVDVTVFLTNMDDDFQTYNKIYAEYFEHNQPCRTTVEVNKLPTPIAIELKCIATID, from the coding sequence TTGAACGAAAAACTGAACTCATCGAGTGCCCCCGAACCAATCGGACGTTATCCTCACGCTCGCCGTGTTGGTAACTTGCTGTTTCTTTCGGGTGTTGGTCCGCGGCAGAAAGGCACGACCATCATCCCCGGCGTCGAACTGGATGCCGCCGGAAACGTCACCAGCTACGACATCGAGGCGCAATGTCGTAGCGTGTTTGAGAACGTCCGGACCATCGTCGAGGATGCCGGCTCAAGTTGGATGAACCTGGTCGATGTCACTGTTTTTCTGACCAACATGGACGACGATTTCCAAACCTACAACAAAATTTACGCGGAGTACTTCGAGCACAACCAGCCTTGCCGAACGACCGTCGAGGTCAACAAATTGCCGACTCCTATCGCGATTGAATTGAAGTGCATCGCGACCATTGATTGA
- the mntR gene encoding manganese-binding transcriptional regulator MntR: protein MSNKETDRSEPFSRTRAQHANEMAEDYVEAVQELIATKGECRVQELARHFDVSHVTVSRTVGRLQKDGLLETAPYKPITLTSKGQKLAERVKKRHEIVLQFLLALGVDKKTAQIDSEGIEHHVSEKTLAAMKKFLKR, encoded by the coding sequence ATGAGCAACAAGGAAACCGATCGGTCGGAACCGTTCAGCCGCACGCGGGCGCAGCATGCGAACGAGATGGCGGAGGACTATGTGGAGGCCGTTCAGGAACTGATTGCGACCAAGGGCGAATGCCGCGTTCAGGAATTGGCACGCCACTTCGATGTCAGCCACGTCACGGTCTCTCGAACCGTCGGGCGATTGCAGAAAGACGGCTTGCTGGAGACGGCACCTTACAAACCGATTACGCTGACTTCCAAAGGTCAGAAGCTGGCTGAACGGGTCAAGAAACGCCACGAAATCGTGCTGCAGTTTCTACTTGCTCTCGGTGTCGACAAGAAAACAGCGCAGATCGACAGCGAAGGCATCGAACACCATGTCAGTGAAAAAACGCTCGCCGCGATGAAGAAATTTCTCAAACGTTAA
- a CDS encoding DUF1559 domain-containing protein, producing MKRNRGFTLVELLVVIAIIGILIGLLLPAVQQVRAAARRVSCANNIRQLGLALLNYESAHQRFPAGYTSTPTRDGTVSAGVAIDSITWDAAPGWGWGAHILPFIEAGNIANGLGYDLPIWSPMHREMIQSQIPVFICPDSSGDVDPFVVVDENESPYSPDGNTNLILGRSHYVASHGQESAWGPEAGSAIVGEVFTNIYTAATRTVNIGGDVSRVADGPFYRNSETKISQVTDGTSNTIFLGEHSSKLSDKTWVGVVPGAVVHPRFSSPENGPDGAATMVLVHAGPSGGELDITGFPIIHPINFPTYHVGQMYSEHPGGGNICFGDGSVHFFQQDIDLITFAELSSMNEGEVAGEY from the coding sequence ATGAAAAGAAATCGCGGATTCACGTTGGTTGAGTTGTTGGTCGTCATCGCGATCATCGGGATTTTGATTGGTTTGCTTTTGCCAGCGGTTCAGCAAGTTCGCGCTGCGGCCAGGCGAGTTAGTTGTGCCAACAATATCCGACAGCTTGGGTTGGCGTTGTTGAACTATGAGTCGGCTCATCAGCGATTCCCGGCCGGCTATACTTCGACGCCAACCCGCGATGGAACTGTTTCGGCCGGAGTCGCGATTGATTCGATTACCTGGGACGCGGCACCAGGTTGGGGCTGGGGTGCACACATTCTGCCTTTCATCGAAGCCGGAAATATTGCAAACGGTTTGGGCTACGATCTGCCGATTTGGAGCCCGATGCATCGAGAGATGATTCAATCGCAGATTCCGGTTTTCATTTGCCCGGACTCTTCAGGTGATGTCGATCCGTTTGTTGTCGTTGACGAAAACGAAAGCCCGTACTCTCCTGATGGCAACACCAATTTGATTCTCGGAAGGTCTCACTATGTCGCCAGCCACGGGCAGGAGTCGGCTTGGGGGCCGGAGGCGGGATCAGCGATCGTCGGCGAAGTTTTTACGAATATCTACACGGCAGCAACTCGAACCGTAAACATTGGCGGTGACGTTTCGAGAGTCGCGGACGGCCCGTTCTACAGGAATTCGGAGACGAAGATTTCCCAGGTTACCGACGGGACCAGCAACACGATCTTTCTCGGAGAGCACTCGTCGAAACTCAGCGACAAGACGTGGGTGGGAGTTGTCCCCGGGGCCGTCGTTCACCCTCGATTTAGCTCGCCTGAAAACGGTCCTGACGGCGCGGCGACGATGGTTCTCGTGCACGCCGGGCCTTCCGGAGGCGAGTTGGACATCACGGGCTTTCCGATCATCCATCCGATCAACTTTCCGACCTACCATGTCGGACAAATGTATTCGGAACATCCTGGCGGCGGAAACATTTGCTTTGGTGACGGTTCTGTCCATTTCTTTCAACAGGACATCGACTTGATCACATTTGCTGAACTCAGCAGCATGAACGAAGGCGAAGTCGCAGGAGAATACTAA
- a CDS encoding MIP/aquaporin family protein — protein sequence MKDLRKYLAEAIGTFCLVFAGTGAVVVNNLHGSVSHVGVALTFGLIVMAMIYAIGEVSGAHINPAVTLAFWVARQFETRHVLPYIVAQVFGAFVASVALRLMFPTHENLGSTLPVGSWQQSFIFEFILTAILMFVILRVCAGSRETGIMAGIAIGGTVGLEAMFAGPVCGASMNPARSLAPAVVSGTLDHLWVYLVATIAGAMFAVAIEFVFEKLDTDGEVAIDKLS from the coding sequence ATGAAAGACCTTCGAAAATACCTGGCGGAAGCCATCGGAACGTTTTGTCTTGTGTTCGCTGGGACCGGCGCGGTTGTCGTCAACAACTTACACGGGTCGGTGTCGCACGTCGGAGTCGCATTGACGTTTGGTTTGATCGTGATGGCGATGATTTACGCGATCGGAGAAGTCTCCGGGGCGCACATCAATCCTGCGGTCACGCTTGCGTTCTGGGTCGCGCGGCAATTCGAGACACGCCATGTTCTGCCGTACATCGTTGCTCAAGTCTTTGGAGCTTTCGTTGCCAGCGTTGCACTTCGTTTGATGTTTCCAACGCATGAAAACCTTGGCAGCACCTTGCCTGTTGGATCCTGGCAGCAGAGCTTTATCTTCGAGTTCATTTTGACGGCAATTTTGATGTTCGTGATCCTTCGCGTCTGTGCTGGCAGTCGTGAGACCGGGATTATGGCTGGCATCGCGATCGGCGGTACGGTCGGTTTGGAGGCCATGTTTGCCGGACCCGTTTGCGGAGCTTCCATGAATCCCGCACGCTCTCTCGCTCCCGCAGTCGTTTCCGGAACGCTGGACCATCTTTGGGTCTATCTCGTTGCCACGATCGCCGGTGCCATGTTTGCGGTGGCAATTGAATTTGTGTTTGAAAAACTTGATACCGACGGTGAAGTCGCGATCGATAAGCTTTCTTAG
- a CDS encoding ABC transporter permease, with protein sequence MSYLEISFWHVAFAAMLILINGAISVALSLRLEKTLLIASVRTVVQLLLVGLVLEWVFRFDRWYVVVLLGCVMTLIAGFTAATRGKRTYAGIWFNCLISIWASAWFVTAFALFVVFEGTEKWYQPQYSVPLLGMVLGNILNGITLGLNAFTESLVNRRDYIESMLSAGATRWEAAIEPIRDSIRTGMTPIINAMMIVGLVSLPGMMTGQLVSGMDPMQAVKYQIVIMFLIASATALGTVGVVVLTFLQLFNKDHQFLGHQVISR encoded by the coding sequence GTGAGCTATTTGGAAATCTCTTTCTGGCATGTCGCTTTCGCGGCGATGCTAATTCTGATCAACGGAGCCATCTCGGTCGCGTTGAGTCTTAGGCTGGAAAAGACGCTGCTGATCGCCAGTGTGCGAACGGTCGTGCAATTGCTGCTGGTCGGTTTGGTGCTTGAGTGGGTGTTTCGGTTCGATCGTTGGTACGTAGTCGTGCTGCTCGGATGTGTGATGACGCTAATCGCCGGTTTCACGGCCGCAACGCGAGGGAAACGAACGTATGCCGGCATCTGGTTCAATTGCCTCATTTCCATTTGGGCAAGCGCGTGGTTTGTGACCGCGTTCGCGCTGTTTGTTGTTTTCGAGGGCACGGAAAAGTGGTACCAGCCGCAGTACTCTGTTCCGCTGTTGGGCATGGTGCTGGGGAATATTCTCAACGGCATCACGTTGGGGCTTAATGCGTTTACCGAGTCGCTGGTGAACCGCCGCGACTATATTGAATCCATGCTTTCCGCAGGAGCAACACGCTGGGAGGCGGCGATTGAACCGATTCGCGATTCCATTCGCACGGGCATGACGCCAATCATCAACGCGATGATGATTGTCGGGCTGGTGAGCTTGCCAGGGATGATGACCGGTCAGCTTGTTTCCGGAATGGATCCGATGCAAGCCGTTAAATATCAGATCGTGATCATGTTCCTGATCGCGTCCGCGACGGCGCTGGGGACCGTCGGCGTCGTTGTGTTAACATTTTTGCAATTGTTCAACAAAGACCATCAATTCCTTGGGCACCAAGTCATTTCACGTTAA